In a single window of the Bradysia coprophila strain Holo2 unplaced genomic scaffold, BU_Bcop_v1 contig_390, whole genome shotgun sequence genome:
- the LOC119082138 gene encoding uncharacterized protein LOC119082138 isoform X1 — MFNYHHWRSSVSTMKRTSQHCWRKDACQKVNCKFIHPRGTPQYCWQKDACVKDNCKFIHPRDSNSQCSSLDNNPKPEGAECLQSNDGNVHSSPVECGTTSSTRSKETPSRANVEMVIGIGKENESSTDFEQRRQTVYKVRSVPTMVFYGTKSQVDSASCNSVPTPPMQSELKSTDVDIVRHSLTNSSDTHVSATGTGKQSVRVWKKSEPKETGSVVEPLHNSNLSKAGKRGNRKKSAKVPEIQLKSIGGNSDPIQSIDVSNSGLQLPDVVDISKVKRAPKTNSYRDGSSRSHSHRESSQQRGLNMNGCASAQSITPIQPEWNSDEAMAIVQHRHIIDGINDRISQIILSEDYSTNYEKHEASIRILRDNLVEMESHVSIYDSVKSRACRELSYRPTELRNQIYREIYRLKCRLGAFSKRLDMEKYFGSGDRFLIVQGETGSGKSTQIPQYVADHPRFYGKKIICTQPRKLAAISLARRVAFEYSGGIVRNSLSSYIGYQVGGDKRPNRGCRIEFVTEGIMLERIMDGSMESFKDVGCIIVDEAHLRSITCDLLLGSFRKPDPRWKDTLVIITSATIDLTLFAQFFYNAPTVQIEGRTFPVDIIYQPAADESNIQRAVSECALQIHLNCRSAPGDILCFLPGLEDITNAKAIFEKELKKVSARKSDRLDAVVFMLYGKQDPDKQAEVFEKLDVAKERKIIFATDIAETSITIDGVVYVVDSGIRKEIVFDSERNISSLKINAISKSSAIQRSGRCGRTQPGVCYRLYSQDEFESMNINAAPEVLCRPISLAVLTLLELSLDPQKFDWISPPSTEAIVNAEKELIILGAVDLQRKPTELGNLIAKCQQDPKIMKIVYDGCVRGLGEAACNVAAILSVSSMFFWNGNDAETKAKALQMRKKFAMPEGDIVTMYRIFEEFNSIYNGRPMKKSNDSEGTAVRKPASVWCNDNSLNAKSMFMAVDTKVELMNRLKRTKIWSKSSNQNQLASNSDVQELMCSGFFIQCARVFYSKNHRAPVEYFSAESGVTGRLDFRSSLNLLDIEAPPPKWIVYDKIVRLPSTIFPVASVMDENWLKDTHNGFYMTCLKKTEDLPTHLIEMSISQVSFRMIVGRNFCNVDALEKELGCLVTGDADTGVMHLYCAPVRSLMVERQIRSKIDDALMEIRNQVTDDSYIGETRVVIGEGYEVHEILFEKEFSTFYVKDVNAEQFDKATLKYFLTINGERLASLDYTDYGKTYTAVAKFKSKKDAQASYDRFCKAGEFSVSPSFGSTNGIRHGLNCRLKLTWPTARSKGVAHIFFNEADDANRFLDNVQHIYPNTVVHVAGETQRSKQRNSQLKSQGPRPPLTYVKRQGCAFRFDLAAIAGMPDRRKLNYKVTLVGLQLRVDKAELTSTLAAYDLKDVIVEYENFTAPDSGNGLTPDEKSIKLKHLNRFMDTATKTSDFFKRNTGVAGICVFFTSNSTAKQAYNYAKAKYDSMITDPSLGPHRLDIEYTHTMSIQIGLYTFLQPQIEALQKEARTKRFTCSTTPVQDNTKTVILKFNTSKHSLLGWIEAQFDELVRPTKFDCPHSDVLFTGTGRLEMMKLAKNTYVNVSDDTQIIWVYGDAEVKDKSCKEIERLANRLHALDVLDKEVWLKRTVRINDKEGRIITNKCREEKIDFHRFHGNRIYISGSQRSVDAMCTFFAQRKYSWDRTKANRFKLDKSRECGLCFEAPESAFIMLSVCSHIFCSDCIEPMVNMQPPPFPVKCPVCDQFVALHDIKKLAPTKSLEKVLELAVKSFQQSHSHDIRQCPQPGCHQLLNYESRTAGTHGGDFLFCDNCINTYCIACSEKMEKPVRSHDDDSCENIQNGVSNLVHKHVRAIQETVLNLSCPKCNTAFYEFDGCVAVTCSTCKAGFCGLCLANCGSDAHSHVRSCPKNPGTDYYVSQRDLQAVHLDMRNRKLRDYLSQHRLNSTVHRQIIEKIRPDLIDLKMTVPEATADAHDGPVAETSDAVMRHVRKIQEEILTLSCPHCKVAFFDFDGCAAVSCYSCRREFCGLCLEHTDGIILEHVVRCQRNPATGNYFLRSAELSRIHAAVRTDRIQSYFNDKLGDTATKEQVLALIRVDLVDLQVKLPEINVRQQRVRPAVPFHIQQLMEERRLERLMQDEPVRRAVPLRQPVPPAQPNRRPAPQPPRRDCCIL; from the exons ATGTTTAATTATCATCATTGGCGATCGAGTGTT AGCACCATGAAGAGAACATCTCAACATTGCTGGCGAAAAGACGCATGCCAAAAGGTCAACTGCAAGTTCATTCATCCGAGAGGTACACCTCAGTACTGCTGGCAAAAAGATGCGTGCGTAAAGGACAACTGCAAATTTATTCATCCCAGGGACAGTAACAGTCAATGCAGTTCGCTAGACAACAATCCGAAGCCTGAAGGAGCTGAATGTTTGCAGTCAAACGACGGTAACGTCCATAGCAGTCCTGTTGAATGTGGTACAACTTCTAGCACTCGAAGCAAAGAGACCCCTTCTCGAGCGAACGTCGAAATGGTCATCGGCATTGGCAAAGAGAATGAATCATCGACTGATTTTGAGCAGCGTCGTCAAACCGTTTACAAGGTTCGTTCCGTGCCGACAATGGTATTTTACGGTACAAAATCGCAGGTCGACTCTGCTTCGTGTAACAGTGTTCCCACTCCGCCAATGCAATCCGAATTAAAGAGCACGGATGTGGATATAGTCCGACATTCTCTGACTAATAGCTCGGATACTCACGTCTCAGCTACCGGAACGGGCAAGCAATCAGTACGAGTTTGGAAGAAAAGCGAACCAAAAGAGACTGGGTCAGTCGTGGAGCCACTTCATAACAGTAACCTTTCCAAAGCTGGCAAACGTGGCAACAGGAAGAAATCGGCCAAGGTGCCTGAGATCCAGCTGAAATCGATAGGCGGGAATTCCGATCCCATTCAGTCTATTGATGTGAGCAATTCAGGTCTCCAACTGCCCGACGTTGTGGACATTTCGAAAGTAAAGCGTGCACCAAAGACGAATTCTTACCGGGACGGTTCATCTCGTTCACATTCTCACCGAGAGAGTTCGCAACAGAGAGGCTTAAACATGAACGGTTGCGCTTCCGCTCAGTCGATTACGCCGATTCAACCGGAATGGAATAGCGATGAGGCTATGGCAATCGTTCAGCATCGCCACATTATCGATGGCATCAACGACCGAATATCGCAAATCATTTTGTCGGAAGACTACAGCACCAACTACGAGAAACACGAAGCCAGCATCCGAATACTGCGCGACAATTTGGTGGAAATGGAATCGCATGTGTCCATTTACGATTCGGTGAAGTCGAGAGCATGTCGTGAATTGTCGTACCGTCCCACCGAACTGCGGAACCAGATCTATCGCGAAATTTATCGCCTGAAATGTCGGCTTGGCGCTTTCTCTAAGCGATTGGACATGGAGAAATACTTCGGCAGTGGCGACCGGTTTTTGATCGTTCAGGGTGAGACGGGCAGTGGTAAGAGTACGCAAATTCCGCAGTACGTTGCCGATCATCCCAGATTTTACGGGAAAAAGATCATTTGTACGCAGCCTCGCAAATTGGCGGCCATATCGTTGGCACGTCGTGTAGCGTTCGAGTATTCGGGTGGAATCGTACGGAATAGTTTGTCGTCGTACATTGGTTATCAGGTTGGCGGTGATAAGCGTCCGAACCGAGGATGTCGCATCGAGTTCGTAACGGAAGGAATTATGTTGGAGCGAATAATGGACGGCAGTATGGAGTCGTTTAAAGATGTCGGCTGCATAATTGTTGACGAGGCGCACCTGAGAAGCATCACATGTGACCTACTGCTCGGCTCGTTCAG GAAGCCCGATCCGCGTTGGAAAGACACCCTTGTGATCATAACATCAGCTACCATTGACTTGACGCTGTTCGCGCAATTTTTCTACAACGCACCAACCGTTCAAATCGAGGGACGAACGTTTCCGGTTGACATTATCTATCAGCCAGCAGCCGACGAATCGAATATTCAAAGGGCCGTGTCCGAATGTGCACTTCAAATCCATTTGAATTGTAGATCAGCGCCCGGCGACATACTCTGTTTTCTGCCAGGCCTCGAAGACATAACGAATGCCAAGGCGATCTTCGAGAAGGAGTTGAAAAAAGTCTCCGCAAGGAAGTCGGATCGGCTGGATGCTGTAGTGTTCATGCTGTACGGAAAACAGGATCCCGACAAACAGGCCGAAGTGTTCGAGAAACTGGATGTGGCCAAGGAGCGGAAAATTATCTTTGCCACCGACATTGCCGAAACGTCCATCACGATCGATGGCGTTGTGTATGTGGTGGACTCGGGCATCAGAaaggaaattgttttcgattcCGAGCGCAACATCTCGTCGCTCAAGATAAATGCAATTTCGAAATCGTCGGCAATTCAACGATCTGGACGATGTGGTCGTACCCAACCGGGTGTGTGTTATAGGCTTTACAGTCAGGATGAATTCGAAAGTATGAACATCAATGCAGCACCGGAAGTGCTCTGTCGGCCGATATCATTGGCAGTGCTCACTCTACTGGAATTGTCGCTGGATCCTCAGAAGTTCGATTGGATCAGTCCGCCGTCAACGGAAGCAATTGTGAATGCCGAAAAAGAGCTGATCATTCTCGGAGCCGTCGACCTGCAACGTAAGCCGACGGAATTGGGAAATTTGATCGCAAAGTGCCAACAGGAtccgaaaataatgaaaattgtgtacGATGGCTGCGTGAGGGGACTGGGTGAGGCGGCGTGCAATGTTGCGGCAATTTTGAGTGTTTCGAGCATGTTCTTCTGGAACGGAAACGATGCCGAAACCAAGGCCAAAGCCCTTCAGATGAGGAAGAAATTCGCAATGCCTGAAGGTGACATTGTCACGATGTACCGGATATTCGAGGAATTCAACAGCATATACAACGGACGACCGATGAAAAAGTCAAACGACAGCGAAGGTACAGCCGTCAGAAAACCGGCGTCTGTATGGTGTAACGACAATTCGTTGAATGCTAAATCAATGTTCATGGCAGTGGACACGAAAGTTGAACTGATGAACCGACTGAAGCGGACGAAAATTTGGTCGAAATCGAGTAACCAAAACCAGTTGGCCAGCAATTCGGACGTTCAGGAGTTAATGTGTTCCGGATTCTTCATCCAATGTGCGCGGGTCTTTTACTCCAAAAACCACCGGGCTCCGGTCGAATACTTTTCGGCTGAGTCGGGAGTGACTGGCCGTCTGGATTTCCGTTCATCGTTAAATCTTCTCGACATCGAAGCACCACCGCCCAAATGGATCGTTTACGACAAAATCGTTCGTCTGCCGAGCACAATTTTCCCGGTGGCCAGCGTTATGGATGAGAACTGGCTTAAAGACACGCATAACGGCTTCTACATGACGTGCCTGAAGAAAACCGAAGATCTGCCGACGCACTTAATCGAAATGTCGATATCGCAAGTGTCGTTCCGGATGATTGTCGGGCGAAATTTTTGCAATGTCGATGCATTGGAGAAGGAACTGGGCTGTCTAGTAACGGGCGATGCCGATACGGGCGTAATGCATTTGTACTGTGCACCAGTCAGATCTTTGATGGTCGAGCGACAGATTCGATCGAAAATCGACGATGCTCTCATGGAGATCAGGAATCAGGTCACGGACGACAGTTACATCGGTGAAACGCGAGTTGTGATTGGCGAGGGATACGAAGTGCACGAAATTCTATTCGAAAAGGAATTTTCCACTTTCTACGTCAAAGATGTGAACGCGGAGCAGTTCGACAAAGCGACACTGAAATACTTCCTTACCATCAACGGCGAACGGCTCGCCTCGCTGGATTACACCGATTATGGCAAAACGTACACCGCCGTTGCCAAATTCAAATCGAAGAAAGACGCCCAAGCGTCCTACGATCGCTTTTGTAAGGCTGGTGAATTTTCGGTGTCTCCCAGTTTCGGCAGCACTAATGGCATTCGGCATGGACTGAACTGTCGATTGAAATTGACTTGGCCAACTGCTCGCTCGAAGGGTGTCGCGCacattttcttcaatgaaGCAGACGACGCTAATCGATTCCTGGACAATGTCCAGCACATCTATCCGAACACTGTCGTTCACGTGGCCGGAGAAACGCAACGGAGCAAGCAACGAAATTCCCAATTGAAGTCACAGGGACCACGACCGCCACTGACCTACGTGAAGCGACAAGGATGTGCGTTCCGGTTTGATCTAGCTGCGATTGCTGGTATGCCGGACAGACGGAAGCTTAATTACAAAGTGACACTCGTCGGTTTACAGCTGCGCGTCGACAAAGCAGAACTAACCAGCACTTTGGCTGCATATGATCTGAAAGACGTCATTGTCGAGTACGAGAACTTCACTGCGCCAGATAGTGGAAACGGTTTAACACCCGACGAAAAGTCAATCAAACTGAAACACCTCAACCGTTTCATGGACACAGCCACCAAGACCAGTGACTTCTTTAAGCGAAATACTGGCGTTGCCGGAATTTGTGTGTTTTTCACTAGCAATTCCACTGCGAAACAGGCGTACAATTATGCAAAGGCTAAATACGACTCGATGATAACGGATCCATCGCTCGGGCCACATCGTTTGGACATCGAATATACTCACACGATGTCCATTCAGATCGGACTGTACACCTTTTTGCAACCCCAAATCGAAGCATTGCAGAAGGAAGCACGCACGAAACGCTTCACTTGCAGCACGACGCCCGTTCAGGACAATACCAAAACGGTCATCCTGAAATTCAACACCAGCAAGCACTCGTTGTTGGGCTGGATTGAAGCTCAATTCGACGAACTGGTACGACCGACGAAATTCGATTGCCCGCATTCGGATGTGCTGTTTACGGGGACGGGACGCTTGGAAATGATGAAACTTGCGAAGAATACTTATGTCAACGTCAGCGACGACACTCAAATCATATGGGTGTACGGCGATGCGGAGGTGAAAGATAAAAGTTGCAAGGAAATCGAGAGGTTGGCTAACCGTCTCCATGCGCTGGATGTGTTGGATAAGGAAGTTTGGCTGAAACGAACGGTTCGGATAAACGACAAAGAGGGCCGAATCATTACCAACAAATGCAGAGAGGAGAAGATTGACTTTCACCGCTTCCACGGCAATCGAATCTACATTTCCGGATCACAACGGTCCGTCGACGCAATGTGCACATTTTTCGCTCAGCGGAAATACAGTTGGGATCGCACGAAAGCGAACCGGTTTAAGTTGGACAAAAGCCGAGAGTGTGGTCTGTGCTTCGAAGCACCGGAAAGTGCGTTCATTATGCTGAGCGTTTGCAGCCACATATTCTGCAGCGATTGTATCGAACCAATGGTGAATATGCAACCGCCACCGTTCCCCGTCAAGTGTCCGGTATGTGATCAGTTCGTTGCCCTGCATGATATCAAGAAATTGGCGCCGACAAAGTCATTGGAGAAAGTGTTGGAATTGGCCGTGAAGTCGTTTCAACAGAGTCACAGCCATGATATTCGCCAATGTCCGCAGCCGGGATGCCATCAACTTTTGAACTATGAATCGAGAACTGCGG GCACCCACGGTGGCGACTTTCTATTTTGCGACAACTGCATAAACACCTACTGCATAGCCTGTTCGGAGAAGATGGAAAAACCGGTCCGAAGTCACGACGACGATTCATGCGAAAACATCCAGAACGGAGTGTCCAATTTGGTTCACAAGCACGTTCGCGCTATACAGGAAACTGTGCTCAATCTCAGCTGTCCGAAATGCAATACGGCGTTCTACGAGTTTGATGGATGTGTTGCAGTTACATGCAGCACTTGCAAGGCAGGATTTTGTGGCTTATGTTTGGCCAATTGTGGAAGCGACGCACACAGTCATGTTCGATCTTGCCCGAAAAATCCCGGCACAGATTATTACGTCTCGCAACGGGACCTCCAAgcagttcatttggatatgaGGAACCGAAAGCTGCGCGACTATTTGTCGCAACACCGACTCAACTCCACTGTTCACAGACAAATTATCGAAAAGATCCGACCAGATCTTATCGACCTGAAGATGACCGTGCCGGAGGCTACTGCCGATGCACACGATGGACCTGTCGCTGAAACATCGGATGCTGTCATGCGACATGTACGGAAAATCCAAGAAGAAATCTTGACGCTCAGTTGTCCCCACTGCAAGGTGGCATTTTTCGACTTCGACGGTTGTGCCGCTGTGTCGTGTTACTCGTGTCGACGGGAATTTTGCGGCCTATGTCTTGAACACACCGACGGCATAATCTTAGAGCATGTTGTGCGATGCCAACGGAATCCTGCGACAGGAAACTATTTTCTTCGTTCCGCAGAACTAAGTAGAATCCATGCGGCTGTCAGAACGGATAGAATTCAGTCGTACTTCAATGATAAACTGGGTGATACTGCGACCAAAGAACAAGTTCTGGCGCTCATTCGTGTCGACTTGGTGGATCTTCAAGTTAAATTACCCGAAATAAACGTTCGCCAGCAGCGAGTACGTCCTGCTGTACCATTCCACATTCAACAGCTAATGGAAGAGAGACGATTAGAGCGCTTAATGCAAGATGAGCCGGTTAGACGGGCGGTACCATTAAGGCAACCAGTTCCGCCAGCTCAGCCCAACAGGAGACCAGCTCCTCAGCCACCGAGACGCGATTGTTGTATACTTTAA